TGGCACGAGCCACCCTGCTGTGGCCAGCGTGCCCACCGGTCACTGCCTTCTGCTTCCCCAGATCCAGCCCGACGGGGTGACACTGAAGTACAACGACTATGCCTGGAACAAGGTGCGGGTACAGGCAGTGTGGTCCCCCCAGAGTTGCAGGGAGAGGGGGCCCTGAACCAgttcctcctgcccttcccacagAGCTGAGCCTCCCACcggccccccctgccccacataATCCCCCCCCCTCAAGTTGAGCAGGGCAGTAATGTAGTCCCCAGCCAGCCCACGGGGTAGCTCATGGGTGCTGCCACCAGCCGAGCTGGGAGTTGGGGTGGGGGGCGTGTCTGCCCTGACCTCCAGCTCTACTGCTGTCCCTGCAGATCGCCAACATACTCTACCTGGAGTCCCCCGTTGGCGTCGGCTTCTCGTACTCTGACGACAAGAAGTATGCCACGAATGACACCGAGGTGGGTGacccaggctgctggggggtcttgcctccctgcctgcccctgcccatgcacagaggtcctgcctcctgcctgaccccagctccccctgcccacagGTTGCTCACAACAACTACCTGGCACTGAAGGAGTTCCTCCGGCTCTTCCCTGAGTACTCCAAGAACGATCTCTTCCTCACCGGGGAGAGCTATGGGGGGGTCTACATTCCCACGCTGGCTGAGTGGGTGATGCAGGACCCCAGCCTCAACCTGAAGGTGCGAGGCTGTGGCTGAGCTGATAGCACAGGGCTCTTGGGTGGTACCGGGGTGGGGACCGGCCATGCAGCTGACGTGTGGGGCGGTGCCGGGGCGTGGGGCGGGTCTGACCCACAGGCTTTCATCTTCTCCgggggtgctggcagcagctgcaggcgGATGtgtccatccctccctgctgcgTGGGCCAGGGGAGCGTTCTCAGGCGCCTCCTGTTCCCTCCATGGGGTAAACAGTGCCACATCTGCTTCCTGCCGGATGCTGCGGCCACCCCACAGGGAGCTGGAACACAAcagtgttgttttcttcttgcctCGCAGGGAATCGCTGTGGGAAACGGCCTCTCTTCTTATGAGATCAATGACAACTCCCTGGTGTACTTTGCCTATTACCATGGCCTGCTGGGGACAGAGTAAGAGGAGGGGCAGCACTGCCACTCAGTGTCCTTAtgccagcaggacagggacaTGTGTGGGATGGAGCTGGTGGGAGCATGGTGTGTGGGACGAGGGAAGCTCCTGGCCTGCCTCaggccagcagccaggctgtggggGTGGCCCCTTGTCCTGGGCACCTCTGGTGGGCAcgtttgtttgtggggtttgcTGGGCACTGGGCTGAGCTGTGAGCTGTGTGGCTGTGGGTTGGTGTTCCTGTCCCGGCAGTGtgttcccagcccctgctctctgcctgcaggcTTTGGAAGGACTTGCAGGCCTTCTGCTGCTCCCAAGGGAAGTGCAACTTCCATGACAACTCTAATCTGAACTGCACACTCAAGGTGAGGGGGACCGGAGCCCTTGAGTGCATGCCTGATGCTGGTGTCTGTGAGCAGCACCCgcctgcctggctgtgggtgGGCCCACAGTCCTTTGAGTGTCCTGAGTCCTTTCTTGTGGCCTGTTGCAGATGGAGGAGGCGATTCAGATCATAGAGGAATCCGGCCTCAACATCTACAACCTCTATGCCCCGTGTGATGGTGGCGTCCCTGGGAGCGTGAGGTGGGAGTGGCCCCAGGCAGGACGTGTTTCCAGGCACTCGCTCATGGCGAGTGGGGTCCTGGCTGGCCAAGGGACGTggtgggctgggcagggggtctgtgtctggctgctgctgagggctcCCCCAGGGAGTCCTCTGCAGCCTTGTTCCTCCAGCATTCTCCTGACCCCATGCTAGGTATGAGGGTGACTATCTCATCACACACGACCTGGGCAACTCCTTCATCCGGATGCCAATGAGGTTCTCCTGGCGGCAGGTGAGCCCAGGCACCTGTGCCACCAGGCTGTGACCATCCTCTGCCCGTGgccacagcacagctgctccctggggcagcactaggagctgctgtggcagggacTCTCCTGACTCCCTCCTAGAACCTGTTCCGGATGCCGTTTGCCCGGAAGAAGGTCCGGATGGACCCTCCCTGCACCAATtccacagctcccagcatgTATCTGAACTCCCCAGAGGTGCGGAAGGCTTTGCACATCTCTCCCGAGGCCCCAGAGTGGGAGTTGTGCAGGTGAGTGAGCTCTGGCAGGGCAGGACCCAGCGAGCTGGAACAGCTGCCTGACACCAACGCTTCCCCTGCAGCTTCGACGTGAACCGCAATTACAAGCGCCTCTACATGCAGATGAATGACCAGTACCTGAAGCTGCTCGGAGCCACAGTGCGTGCAGGGAAGCCCCCTGGACCC
This sequence is a window from Apus apus isolate bApuApu2 chromosome 15, bApuApu2.pri.cur, whole genome shotgun sequence. Protein-coding genes within it:
- the CTSA gene encoding lysosomal protective protein isoform X2, coding for MGPMLLFVLLLLGLSQAAPPGHEVTFLPGLSKQPAFRHFSGYLCPAPGKRLHYWFVEAQSNPQSSPLVLWLNGGPGCSSMEGFLREHGPFLIQPDGVTLKYNDYAWNKIANILYLESPVGVGFSYSDDKKYATNDTEVAHNNYLALKEFLRLFPEYSKNDLFLTGESYGGVYIPTLAEWVMQDPSLNLKGIAVGNGLSSYEINDNSLVYFAYYHGLLGTELWKDLQAFCCSQGKCNFHDNSNLNCTLKMEEAIQIIEESGLNIYNLYAPCDGGVPGSVRYEGDYLITHDLGNSFIRMPMRFSWRQNLFRMPFARKKVRMDPPCTNSTAPSMYLNSPEVRKALHISPEAPEWELCSFDVNRNYKRLYMQMNDQYLKLLGATKYRILVYNGDVDMACNFLGDEWFVDSLCQKVQVARRPWLYTERDENQIGGFVKEFTNIAFLTVKGAGHMVPTDQPLAAFTMFSRFIKNEPY
- the CTSA gene encoding lysosomal protective protein isoform X1: MGGCHVPAGSAVRGAAPGAAEMGPMLLFVLLLLGLSQAAPPGHEVTFLPGLSKQPAFRHFSGYLCPAPGKRLHYWFVEAQSNPQSSPLVLWLNGGPGCSSMEGFLREHGPFLIQPDGVTLKYNDYAWNKIANILYLESPVGVGFSYSDDKKYATNDTEVAHNNYLALKEFLRLFPEYSKNDLFLTGESYGGVYIPTLAEWVMQDPSLNLKGIAVGNGLSSYEINDNSLVYFAYYHGLLGTELWKDLQAFCCSQGKCNFHDNSNLNCTLKMEEAIQIIEESGLNIYNLYAPCDGGVPGSVRYEGDYLITHDLGNSFIRMPMRFSWRQNLFRMPFARKKVRMDPPCTNSTAPSMYLNSPEVRKALHISPEAPEWELCSFDVNRNYKRLYMQMNDQYLKLLGATKYRILVYNGDVDMACNFLGDEWFVDSLCQKVQVARRPWLYTERDENQIGGFVKEFTNIAFLTVKGAGHMVPTDQPLAAFTMFSRFIKNEPY